A stretch of DNA from Tsuneonella amylolytica:
CAGCCGCGCGGCCTCGCGCGCGATGTCGGCCTTGGTCATGTGCTGGAGCGGCGCGTGTATCGCGAACGGCGCCCCCTCCACACCCGCCTTCGTGCCAAGGCGCGCGGTTTCGGCAAAGCTTGCGATGAATTCGGGCCGGCAGTCGGGGTAACCCGAATAATCGAGCGCATTGACGCCGATGAAGATGTCGCGCGCGCCCGCGCTCTCCGCAAAAGCCGTGGTCAGCGCCAGAAACACGAGATTGCGCGCGGGCACGTAGGTGACGGGAATATCGTCCCCCACACCGTCCTTGGGCACGGCGATATCGTCCGTCAGGGCCGAACCGCCGAATTGCCGCAAGTCCAGAGGAAGTTCGACGTGCCGGTGGGCGCCCAGCTCGCGGGCGATCGTCCGCGCCGATTCCAGTTCGCGCCTGTGGCGCTGGCCGTAGTCGATCGTGAGGGCGTTGAGGACGAAGCCGCGCTCGCGGGCGATGGCGGCGGACACCATGGAATCGAGCCCGCCCGACAGCAGGACCACCGCGATGGGAGATTGGGACGTCATTGCCGCCGCGCTAGGACCAAGCCGCCCGTCCGGCAACCGCGGACCGTGCGCAAGCGATCAGCGGCAGGGACCGATCTTGCGCGCTTCGGCGGAAAATTCGAACGGCGTCCCGCCCGCAATTCCCTGGCTATCGACCTGCACGAGCGACTTCGTTTCGCGGCGGATGCTGGTGCGCCCGTAGCCGTTTCCCCGGCAGGTGTACTGGACGGTGACCGAACCGGGGGCGTCCTCCACGACGAAACGGTTGCAGCCCGATGCGCCATGCTTGATCTGCAGCAGTTCCCGCCCGGTGCGAACGCAGATACGGCTAGCCGGTGCGCCGTCGCGATAGCGGAGTTCCCACTGCCCCTTGTCGAGGCCGGACAGCATGGTGAGGGCGGGACCCTGCGCCGCCGCGGGCGCGATCAGTCCGGCGAGAAAGAGACCGCCAACCGCACCGATCAGGCGCAGCCCGGTCCGGGTCTTCGATAGCATCGTTTGAACTCCGAACGTGCTCTCCCGCGACCATGTCCGGCGGCACGACTAGCACAAAATCGCTTCGCCTTTAATCGGTTCCTCGTCCGGTTTCCGGTTCGAAATCGTCCCTGATCGGGAATTTGCGCGAGCAGAACGCGCAATCGACGAGGATTATTCCTTCGTCGTCGCGCATCGCCGCGCGCTCTTCGGCCGGAAAGCGAGACAGGACCGACGCATAGTGCTCGACGGAACAGCGACAGCCGCGCGAGGCGGTGGCACCCGGCTGAACACGAACCTCGTCCTCCTCGTGGAAGAGGCGCCAGACGACCCCCTCCAGCGACAGGTCGGGATCGAGAAGTTCGTCGTGCCGGACGCTGCCCGCCAACACCGCAACGTGTTCCCATTCGGGATGGTCCATGCGCACATGGAGCCGTTCCCGCCCCTCCTCGCTTTCGGCGAGATGCTGGACCAGCATGCCCGCGGCGACGGTGCCCGCGCCTCCCGAGCGAACCGCCACACGGATGAGGGTCGGCACCTGTTCGGATTGTTCGAAATAGCTTTCGCACGCCTGTGCGAGCGATTCGCCTTCCAGAGGCACGATGCCTTGGTAACGGCCGCCCTCGCCCTGGGGCAGGTCGAACGTCACAGCGAGATAGCCCTTGCCGAACAGCGCGAATAGCGACGGATTGGCGCCCAATGCCGCCAGCCGTTCGCGGTCGAAATCGACATAACCGCGCAGTTCCCCCGCCCGCCAGTCGCACACGAGCAACCGCACCACGCCGCCTTCGGTCTGCGCCTGCATGGTCAGCTGGCCTTCGTCATCCTTCAGCAGACCGCCCAGCAGCGCGGTCAGCACCAGCGCTTCGGCGAGAAGGTGCGTGATCGCCGGTGGATAGGCGTGGGCCGAAAGGATTTCGTCGAGCACGCGGTCCAGCCGCACGGCACGCCCCCGCGCGTGGTGCGAAGGGATCGAAAAGGCGAGAAGCTGGCCGGCGAATGTCTCCGCCTGTTCGGGTGTGTCGGTCATCGCCGCCCGATATGGGCGCTGTCGCTCAAGTCACAACAGGCCGAAGCACCACAGCAGGATCGACTTCTGTGCGCGGATCCGGTTTTCCGCCTCGTCGAACACCACCGACCGGTCGCTTTCGAACACGTCCTCGGTCACTTCCTCCCCTACATGCGCGGGAAGACAGTGGAGGAAACGCGCATCGGGCTTCGCCAGCGCCATCAGCTTCGCATCCACCTGGTAAGGCGCCATCGCCGCCAGCTTGTCTTGCGCGTGGACCTGCCCCATCGAGACCCAGGTATCGGTCACCACGATGTCGGCCCCGGACGCCGCCTCCGCCGCGTCACGAGTGACGGTCACGGTCGAGCCGCCCTTACGCGCCAGTTCGACGAATTCGTCATGGGGGTCGTAGCCTTCGGGCCCCCCGATCCGGACGTTGAACCCCAGCAGCCCCGCCGCCTCGAGGATCGAATGCAGCACGTTGTTGCCGTCGCCCAGCCAGGCAAGTTCCAGCCCGGCGAGCGACTTGCCCTGCTCTTCGATAGTGAGGAGGTCGGCGACGATCTGGCAGGGGTGCGATCGGTCGGTGAGACCGTTGATCACCGGCACACAGGCATGCCGTGCCAGGTCCTCGGCCTTGGCGTGATCGTCGGTGCGGATCATGATGCCGTCGACCATGCGGCTCAGCACCCGGGCCGTATCGGCGATGCTTTCGCCCCTGCCGAGTTGCGACGTACCCGAATCGAGGATCAGCGCCGACCCGCCGAGCTGCCGCATCGCGATGTCGAAGCTCACCCGGGTGCGCGTCGAGCTCTTTTCGAAGATCATCGCGAGCACATGTCCCGCTAGGGGGGCGTCGGTATCGGGCTTGCCCTTGGGCCAGCCGGACCGCGCGGCCTTGCGGCGCCGGGCATCGGCCAGCATCGCCTTCAGCGCATCGGGCCCCGCATCGGCGAGATCGAGAAACCGGCGCGGTGCGCTCATGCGGCCTGCGCCTGTTCGAAGTCCGCCGCGCCGGCCGACAGCTTGTCGAAGAATTCGTCGAACTCGGCATCGCCCGCGACCAGCGGCGGCAGGATGCGCAAGGTGTTGTCGCCGGCGGCCACGGTCAACAGGCGGTGATTGTCGCGAAGGTGGACATAGAACGGACGGCTTTCGGTCTTCATCCGGATGCCGAGCATCAGTCCCTTGCCACGGACGCAGTCGAACAGGTCGGGATAGTTGCCGATGAACTGTTCGAGCCGGGCACGCAGCCGCTCGCCCTTGGCGGCGACTTCGGCGAGGAAGGCGTCGTTGCCGACCGCGTCGAGCACCGCCTCGCCCGCCGCCATCGCCAGCGGGTTGCCGCCGTAGGTCGATCCGTGACTGCCCACGACCATGCCGCGCGCGCCCTTCTCCGTCGCGAGACAGGCCCCGAGCGGGAAGCCGCCGCCGATGCCCTTGGCGGTGGCCATGATGTCGGGCTCGATGCCGTAGTGCTCGTATGCATACATCTTGCCGGTGCGCGCGACACCGCACTGCACTTCGTCGAGAACGAGCATCAGGTCGTTATCGTCGGCAAGCTGGCGCAGGCCTTTCATGAACCCGTCCGATGCCGGGCGGATGCCGCCTTCGCCCTGGATCGGTTCGACCAGGAAGCCCGCGGTGTTCCGGCCCATCATTGCCTTCGCGCTCTCGAGGTCGTCGAACTCGGCGTACTTGAACCCGCCGAGCAAGGGCATGAAGCCCTTGTGCATCTTTTCCTGGTTGGACGCGCTGATGGTGGCCATCGTCCGCCCGTGGAAGGCGTTCCGAAACGTGATCAGCTCGTGCTTGTGATCGTCGCCCACGTGCTGGTGATAGGCGCGCGCCGCCTTGATCGCGCACTCGACCGCTTCAGCGCCGGAATTGGTGAAGAACACCGTATCCGCAAATGTCAGGTCGACCAGCCGCTGCGCCAGTCGCTCGCCCTGTGGGCTGCCGTAGAGGTTGCTGACGTGCATCAGCGTGGCGGCCTGGTTCTGGATCGCCCCGATCAGCCCGGGGTGGCTATGGCCGAGCAGGTTGACCGCGATGCCGCTCGCGAAGTCGAGGTAGCGGGTGCCGTCCTCATCGATGAGATGGCAGTTCTCGCCGCGCACGGGGCGCACGCCGCACCGGGGATAGACGGGCATCAGGGGGGTGATCGACATGGGAAACCTCGGGAGTCTGGGAAGGTTAAAAGCAAATGGCGGCTCCCGAAGGAGCCGCCATGCTGGATTGTACGGCTGGTCTGATCTGCCCCGCAATGCCCGGCCGGGCCGGGCGGGGGCTCACCTCATTCGCTGACCGGAACGAGGTTGACTGCCGAATGCTTGCCTCGTCGATCGACCTCGAGGTCGAACTCGTAGCGCTCGCCTTCGTTGAGGGCCGACAGACCAGACCGCTCGACCGCGCTGATATGCACGAATGCATCGGGCTGGCCGTCGTCGCGAACGAGGAAGCCGAAGCCCTTCATCGCGTTGAAGAACTTCACCGTGCCGGTCGCCTTTTCGCCGGTCAGTTCGCGCCGCGGCGGACCACGGTCCGCGCCGCCGAAACCGCCACGATCGCCGCGGTCGCCGCCGCGATCTTCGCGGGGGGCACGTTCCGATACCGGCACCACGTCGCCGACGATCTGGAGATCCTGAGCGGAAATCTTGCCGCCGCGATCGACGAGGTTGAATTCCAGTTCCTGCCCTTCGCCAAGGCCCGAGAGGCCCGCACGTTCGACCGCGGAGATGTGAACGAACACATCCTCGCCGCCGCCTTCCTGGGCGACGAAGCCGAAGCCTTTCTGGCTGTTGAAGAACTTGACGGTGCCCTTGCCGGTGCCGACGACCTGCGGGGGCATCCGGTTGCCGCCGCCGAAGCCGCCGCCACCACCACCGCCGCCGCCGCTGCGGAAACCACCGCCGCCGCCGCCGCCGCCGAAGCCGCCACCGCCGCCGCGGTAGCCACCACCGCCGCCGCCGCCGTAACCGCCGCCGCCACCACCGTAGCCGCCGCGATCACCGCCGCCGAAACCGCCGCGGTCGCCGCCGAAGCCACCGCGATCGCCGCCGCCGCCGAACGGATCGAAGCTGTCTTCACCAAATCCGTCGCGCTTGTCCCTGCCGCCGCGACGCTTCCCTCTGTCGTAACCCATATTCTACTTCGAACCTTCGTTCCGCACGCCGCCCTCAAAAACAAAGCGCGGCGTGCGGGCGGGGCACGCCGGTAGGGGCCGGACGGCTTCCCCGCCATCCGCTCCCCCGAGTCATACCGGGTTCATAGCCCAGAACCTCCCATGTTGCGAACGATTTAAGTCAAGCCCGAAAATGCGGGCGTCAAACGGCTTCGGTTCTTCTTGTCAGCAGCCTGCTTCGGCGGCATTGCGCGGTCCATGGACATCGTTGCCCTCCTGTCGGATCCGGCCGCCTGGCTCGCCCTCCTGACCCTCATCGCGCTCGAGGTCGTCCTCGGCATCGACAACCTCATCTTCATCGCGATCCTGTCGAACAAGCTGCCGCCCGAACAGCAGTCCAAGGCGCGGCGCATCGGCCTCTCGCTGGCGCTCATCATGCGGATCGGCCTCCTCATGCTGATCGGCTGGCTCGTAACGCTGACCCAGCCGCTGTTCGACCTCGGCATAGTGGGAAGCCCCACTCTGTACGGCGAGCCCAGCTTCGAGACCGCATTCTCCGGACGCGACCTGATCCTGCTGGCGGGCGGCCTGTTCCTGTTGTGGAAGGCGACCAAGGAAATCCACCATTCGATGGAGCCCGAGGATCACTCGGGCGACCTGCTCGACAAGACCCCGGGCGTGGCCGAGGCGGCGAAGGCGACCTTCGGCGCCGTCATCGCCCAGATCATCGCCATCGATCTCGTGTTCTCGGTCGATTCGATCCTGACGGCCGTCGGCATGACCGACGAAGTGCCGATCATGGTCGCCGCGGTGGTCATCACCGTGGGCATCATGATGGTCGCCGCCGATCCCTTGGCTAAGTTCATCGAGCGCAATCCGACGCTGGTGATGCTGGCGCTGGCATTCCTCGTGATGATCGGCCTCGTGCTGATCGCCGATGGGTTCGGCTTCCATGTACCCAAGGGCTACATCTATGCCGCGATGGGCTTCTCGGTCGGGGTCGAAATCCTCAACATCGTCCAGCGTCGTCGCCGCGAGGGCAAGAAGGCCATCCCCGAATGAGCGATTTTCGCAAGCTCACCGAGACGGTGTTCGCAAGTCCGCAGATTGCCGTCGCGGACGTGTCGACGGCGCAGGCGATGGGTGTGGCGCTGATCGTCAACAACCGGCCCGACGACGAGGAGCCGGGGCAGCTGACCGGCGCCGCGATCGAAGCCGCGGCGCGCGGGGCCGGGCTCGGCTACGTCGCGATCCCCGTCACCCATGCGGGTTTCTCCATGCCGCAAGTGCAGGCGATGGCCGATGCGCTCGCGGGGGCGGAGGGCCCCGTCCTCGCCTACTGCCGCTCCGGCACCCGCTCGACCCTGTTGTGGGCGCTGGCCGAAGCCATGCGCGGCGCCGATCCCGAAGACCTCGCGCGGGCGGCCGCGCAGGCGGGATACGACCTTACCCCGGTGCGCGCGGCGATGGACGCCTTGGCCGCCGGAGAGCGGTGACCGGCAAGCTCGTCCAGTTCGGCGGCTCGCTGATCGCGATCTTCGCGCTGGCCTGGATCGCGCTGAAGCTCGGCCTCGGCGGCGATGCGCGCATCCGCGACGAAGCGCACCTTCGCGATCTCGTCGACGAAGCCCTGCACGGCTTCGATCCGGTCGACATCGCGATCGGCCGGGACGGTCTCTCCGCGCTGGCTCGCGACGGCGAAGGGCGGATCATCGTGCTGCGCCGGCACGGCAGCCACTTCGCCTCGCGGCTGCTCGACCGCCCTGCCCGCGTCGAAAGGACTGCCGGCACTCTGACCGTCGATACAGGCGACCGGCGGTTCGGCGAAGTCGCTCTCGACCTCGGTACCGATGCCGGGGTTTGGGCCGAGCGGCTGAACGCGGTATAGGGCCGTCATGCCTGACTTCTCGCCCATCGACTATGCCGTGCCCGGCTTCGTCCTGCTGGTGCTGGTCGAGATGCTATGGGCCCGCAAGATGCGGCGCGAGGCGTACGAGCCGCGCGATACTCTCACCAGCCTGGCGTTCGGACTGGGGAGCACGGTGGCCGGCCTGCTGACAGGCGGCCTGTTCCTCGCGCTGTTCCTGTGGACGTGGCAGTTTCGGCTGTTCGACATCGGCTGGGCATGGTGGGCGTGGATCCTGTGCTTCGTGCTCGACGATCTCGCGTACTACTGGATCCACCGCTTCGGGCACCGGGTCCGCTGGTTCTGGGCGAGCCATGTGAACCACCATTCCAGCCAACATTACAACCTCAGCACGGCGCTGCGGCAGACCTGGACCGGGTTCCTGACGCTCGGCTTCGCGTTCAAGCTGCCGCTCGTCCTCCTCGGGTTCCACCCGGTGATGATCGCTGTGTGCGGCGGTTTCAACCTCATCTATCAGTTCTGGATCCATACCGAGGCGATCGGCAAGATGCCGCGCTGGTTCGAGGCGGTGATGAACACGCCGAGCCACCACCGGGTCCACCACGCGACCAACCCGCGCTACCTCGACCGCAATTACGCGGGCGTGTTCATCGTCTGGGACCGATTGTTCGGTACGTTCGAGGAGGAACGCCCCGAGGAAGAGCGCATCCGCTACGGCATCGTGCGCCAGCTCGGCACGTTCAACCTCGTCTGGTCGGTCTTCCACGAATGGGTGGGTATCGCGCGCGACGTGCGCTCGGCGCCGTGGCGGCACAAGCTGGGCTACCTCGTGCGTGAGCCTGGCTGGAGCCACGACGGCAGCCGCGAGACCAGCGGCACCATCCGCGCCCGCTGGGAAGAGCGGCGCAAACGGGTTGCGACAGAAAACCCGATTGCGGACACGGGCGGGCCTGCCTAACCTCCTTTTCAAAAGGAGAGGTTCGTGGACGAATTCGACGTGATCGTGATCGGCGGCGGCAGCGGGGGCAGCGCGGTCGCGGGCCGCCTGGCGGAGGATCCCTCGCGCACCGTCTGCCTGATCGAAACGGGCGGCAGCAACGACACGGTCAGGGTCAAGACCCCCGGCTTCATGCCGTTCATTCCCGGCGCCTCCAACTACCGGTTCGAAACGGTGCCGCAGGCCGGCCTGAAAGGACGCACCGGCTACCAGCCGCGCGGGCGCGGCCTCGGCGGATCGAGCGCGATCAACGCGATGATCTATATTCGCGGCAACCGCTGGGACTACGACAACTGGGCCGCGCTGGGCTGCGATGGATGGGGCTACGACGATGTCCTCCCCTATTTCAAACGCGCCGAGGACAACGAACGCGGCGGCGATGCTTGGCACGGCGCGGACGGTCCGCTCCACGTCAGCGACCAGCGCTGGACCAACCCCGGCAGCCGCGCCTTTGTGGAGGCCGCCGCATCGCTGCAGCTCCCGGTGAACGAGGACTTCAACGGCGAAAAGCAGGAGGGCTTCGGCCTGTACCAGGTCACCCAGTACAAGGGCGAACGCTGGTCCGCCGGTCGAGCCTATGTCGAGCCTGCCCGCGGCAAGCCGAACTTCGCGCTGCGCACCAGCACCACGGTGGAAAAACTGGTGATCGAGGACGGCCGGGTGACCGGCGTCCAGGTCATGAGCGGCCGGGGCCGCGAGACCTTGCGCGCGCGCGGCGGCGTCGTCCTGTCGGGCGGCGCTTTCGGCAGCCCGCAGACCCTGATGCTCAGCGGCATCGGCCCGGCCGCGCACCTGAAGGATCACGGCATCGATGTCGTGGCCGACGTGCCGGCGGTCGGCAGCGACCTGCAGGATCATCCGGATTACGTTTCGAGCTGGCAGACGACCAGCAACGACTTCTTCGGCGACAGCATGGCCGGAAACTGGCGCATGGTGAAAGCCATCGTCGAGCATCGACGCACCCGCACGGGCGTAATGACCACGCCGTTCGCCGAGGCCGGCGGGTTCTGGAAAGTCATGCCGGACGCGCCCGCGCCCGACGTGCAGTGGCACTTCGTCCCCGCCATGCTGGAAGATCACGGGCGCACCAAGGTGAAGGGGCACGGGTTCTCGCTGCACGCCTGCGTCCTGCGCCCGGAAAGCCGCGGTACCGTGCGGCTGGCGAGCGGCGACGCGCGGGCGGCCCCCGCGATCGATCCGGCCTTCCTCACCGACGAGCGCGACATGGAAGTTTTGCGGGCCGGAGTGCGCCTGTCGCATCGGATCGTCGAATCGCCGCCGATGTCCGATTACGCGCCGCGCGACCGCTATCCGGTCCACATGTCCGACGACCGGGCGCTCGACGATCTGATCCGCAGCCGGGCGGACACCGTCTATCACCCCGTCGGCACCTGCCGGATGGGCGGCGATGCGGACAGCGTGGTCGACCCCACGCTCAAGGCCCGCGCCGTCGACGGCCTGTGGATCGCCGACGCCAGCGTGATGCCGCGGCTCGTGAGCGGCAACACCAACGCCCCGAGCATCATGATTGGCGAGCGCTGCGCCGAATTCGTGAAGGCCGCACTGGCTGCTTAGCTTGAAGGACCGGGCCAAGGCGCTGAAACGCGAGGCGCTGACACTGTGGGTCGCCGCACGCGATCCGCGCACGCCGCTTGCTGCCAAGATGCTGGCGGGAGCGGTCGCGGCCTATGCGTTCAGCCCGGTCGACCTCATCCCGGATTTCATCCCGGTGCTCGGGCTGCTCGACGACTTGCTGATCGTCCCGCTCGGAGTGTGGGCCGTCCTGAAGCTCATTCCCCCGCCGCTCGTCGCGGCCTACTGCGCCGAGGCTGCCGCGCTGGCCGAGCGTCCCACATCCCGCACGGCCGCCGTGGTCGTCGTCGCGGTTTGGGCCATCGCGCTTGCCGGTGCCGCCTGGCTGATCACGCGCTGACAAGAAAAAGGGACCGGAAGCGCGGTGGCTTCCGGTCCGTTCGAGTCGGTGTTCGCAGGAGGAACATCGGTTGGCGAAGCCGGGGATAGGAGAGGAGACCCCGGCTCCGCCAATTTCGGTAATTTCTAGTTGTAGGCGCGCTCTCCGTGCTCGCCGATGTCGAGGCCGTCATACTCGACCTCGTTAGACACCCGGAGGCCGGTGAGCATCTTGACGGCGAAGGCGGTGACGGCGGTGCCGATGCCGGCCCACACGACGGCGACGGCCACCGCGATGATCTGGGTCACGACCTGCGCCCCCATCGCGGTCGAGCCATCGCCCGGCCCGCCGAACACCGGCTGGTAGACGATGCCGGTGCCGATCGCGCCGACGATACCCGCGACGCCATGGATGCCGAACACGTCGAGCGCATCGTCGTAGCCCAGCTTCGCCTTCATCTTGGCGACCGCGAAGTAGGCGACGATCGAAGCGATGATGCCCAGCACGATCGCACCGAACGGTCCGCTGTTGCCGGCTGCCGGCGTCACTGCGACGAGGCCGGCGATGAGGCCCGAGGCAAAGCCCAGCGCCGAGCCTTTGTGGCCGGCAAAGCGCTCCATCAGCATCCAGGCCAGCGCACCCGCCGCCGTGGCGACGAAGGTGTTGATCATGGCGAGGCCCGCGCTGCCGTCCGCCTCCAGCGCGGATCCGGCGTTGAAGCCGAACCAGCCCACCCACAGCAGGCCCGCGCCCACCAGCGTCAGCGTGAGGCTGTGCGGCGGCATCGGTTCGGCGGGATAGCCCTTGCGCTTGCCGAGGAAGGTCGCGAGCACCAGCGCCGAGACGCCGGCATTGATGTGCACCACGGTGCCGCCGGCGAAATCGAGCGCGCCCATGTCGAACAACAGGCCGCCGCCCGCCCAGACCATGTGGGCGATGGGAAAGTAGACAATCGTCAGCCAGATCGCCGTGAACAGCATCGCGGCCGAGAACTTCAATCGCTCCACCGTCGCGCCGAGGACCAGCCCCGCAGTGATCGCGGCAAAGGTCATCTGGAAGCTGATGAAGACGTATTCGCTTATTACCTCGTCGGAAAAGGTGGCGGCGGTACTGTCGGGCGTGACCCCGGCGAGGAAGAACTTGCCCCAGCTGATGAACTGGTTGCCTTCCGGTCCGAACGCGAGGCCGTAGCCGTAGATCACCCAGATCAGCATCGCGAGACAGGCGGCGGCACCGACCTGGGTCATCGTGCTGAGCATGTTCTTCGACCGGGTCAGGCCGCCGTAGAACAGCGCGAGCCCGGGCAGGATCATGAGGAGGACCAGCAGCGTGGATGTCATCATCCAGGCATTGTTGCCGGGATTGGCCACCGCGGCGGTGGCCGTCTCGACCGTGGCCGCGGCGATCGGCGAACCGGCGTCGGTGGCTGCGGTGGTCGCGGTTGCCCCGGCCTCCTGCGCGAAAGCGGCGGTCGCGGCGAGCAACGAGCCCCCCGTCACGAGCGCGGCGGTCAGTGTCTTGCGAATCATCTGTCTTGTCCCCTCGAAGATCAGAGCGCGGTGTCGCCGGTCTCGCCGGTGCGGATGCGGGTCGCCGAAGCGAGGTCGAGCACGAAAATCTTGCCGTCGCCGATCGCTTCTGTCCGGGCGACCGACTGGATGGTTTCGACCACCTGCGGCGCCACGGCGTCGGACGCCGCGATCTCCAGCTTCACCTTCGGCAGCATGTTGGTGGAGTATTCAGCCCCGCGGTAGATCTCGGTCTGGCCCTTCTGGCGGCCGAATCCCTTGACCTCGGTCACGGTCATGCCGGCTATTCCGATGCCCGACAACGCCTCGCGCACTTCGTCGAGTTTGAACGGTTTGATCACGGCGATGATGAATTTCATCGAACCCCCCAGGTTTGCCCACCGAGTTCCACCGGTATCGTTCGCAGACGCAGCAAGTCGCGTGCCAGACTGAGACGGTGGTTCGATTTCAGTGGCTTGAAGGATTGCAGCCCGCTCGCGGGGCGCTGACCACGTATACGGATGCCCAATTTCAGGGCATGTGCCGCAATTCAGGGCAGTTCGAGCTTCGCCCAGACCGGCAGATGATCGGAAGCCTGGTTGGCAAGCGCGCTGTGGTGAACGCCGGTGCCGTGCACCGTCCACTCTGGCGAGACGACGATGCGATCCAGCTGCGCCACCGGTTGCCGGCTGGGGAAACTGCGGCCCGGCGCGAGCGACTGCCAGCCG
This window harbors:
- a CDS encoding ammonium transporter — encoded protein: MIRKTLTAALVTGGSLLAATAAFAQEAGATATTAATDAGSPIAAATVETATAAVANPGNNAWMMTSTLLVLLMILPGLALFYGGLTRSKNMLSTMTQVGAAACLAMLIWVIYGYGLAFGPEGNQFISWGKFFLAGVTPDSTAATFSDEVISEYVFISFQMTFAAITAGLVLGATVERLKFSAAMLFTAIWLTIVYFPIAHMVWAGGGLLFDMGALDFAGGTVVHINAGVSALVLATFLGKRKGYPAEPMPPHSLTLTLVGAGLLWVGWFGFNAGSALEADGSAGLAMINTFVATAAGALAWMLMERFAGHKGSALGFASGLIAGLVAVTPAAGNSGPFGAIVLGIIASIVAYFAVAKMKAKLGYDDALDVFGIHGVAGIVGAIGTGIVYQPVFGGPGDGSTAMGAQVVTQIIAVAVAVVWAGIGTAVTAFAVKMLTGLRVSNEVEYDGLDIGEHGERAYN
- a CDS encoding P-II family nitrogen regulator; its protein translation is MKFIIAVIKPFKLDEVREALSGIGIAGMTVTEVKGFGRQKGQTEIYRGAEYSTNMLPKVKLEIAASDAVAPQVVETIQSVARTEAIGDGKIFVLDLASATRIRTGETGDTAL